The following proteins are encoded in a genomic region of Arachis stenosperma cultivar V10309 chromosome 4, arast.V10309.gnm1.PFL2, whole genome shotgun sequence:
- the LOC130975106 gene encoding uncharacterized protein LOC130975106 has translation MKKKLQRSMETTIKKRSLPPSSPKPILKPYVSKAPYPQRLRKDGKDGQFSRFLEIFKKLQINIPFAEASEQMPLYAKFLKELMTRKRNWKEKETIVLTEECSVIIQKKLPQKMKDPGSFQIPYIIGDINIEKALYDLGASIKLMFLTMMRRMKIEEAKPMRMALQLADKTIKFPHGVVEDLLVKVGEFIFLADFVVLLDMEEEANTSIIIGRPFLATAGAIIDVQKGKLVLRLHEEKMVFNVFRAMSYPKEPI, from the exons atgaagaagaagctacaGAGAAGCATGGAAACAACAATAAAGAAGAGATCCCTGCCCCCATCCTCACCAAAGCCAATCTTGAAGCCTTATGTGTCAAAGGCACCATATCCTCAGAGGCTGAGGAAAGATGGGAAGGATGGCCAGTTCTCTAGATTCTTAGAGATCTTCAAaaagctccaaatcaacatACCATTTGCTGAAGCATCGGAGCAAATGCCACTTTATGCCAAatttttgaaggagctcatgacaagaaaaagaaactggAAAGAAAAGGAGACCATAGTGCTAACTGAGGAGTGTAGTGTAATCATACAAAAGAAGCTCCCTCAGAAAATgaaagacccagggagtttcCAAATCCCCTACATCATAGGGGATATCAATATTGAGAAAGCCTTGTATGATTTGGGAGCTAGCATCAAACTCATGTTCCTAACCATGATGAGGAGgatgaagattgaggaagccaagccaATGAGAATGGCACTCCAATTGGCTGACAAAACAATCAAGTTTCCACATGGGGTAGTGGAGGACttgttggtgaaagtgggagaATTCATTTTCCTAGCTGACTTTGTTGTGCTG CTGGATATGGAAGAAGAAGCTAACACATCAATCATCATcggaaggccatttctagctactgctggagccatcattgatgtgCAAAAAGGGAAACTAGTCTTGAGATTACATGAAGAGAAGATGGTCTTCAACGTCTTTAGGGCAATGAGTTACCCCAAGGAACCCATATGA